ACTTCGGGCTTGCGCCCTCGTCTTGCCGACTCCCCCTCAAGGGGGGAGTGATGCGTAAGAACCGCTTTTCTTGTCCTCGATTGCGTAACGGCAGGATTCTTCCCTGCGATTGCGTAACGCTCGGATGAGGAACGCCCCTGAGCGCACCCCAGCCAGCGCGCCCAAGCCAGTGCACCCAAGCCTGGCATTTGATACCATTCCGTACCGAGAGCCGGGCGCGAATGGAAGACTAAGGGGAGGCAGAAATATCATGAGCATACAAGTAGGCGAGCAAATCCCTTCGGCCCAGGTGACGATCATGGGCGAGGAGGGCCCGCGCATGGTGGATACGCGCGAGCTGTTCGGCAAGGGCAGGATCGTATTATTCGCCGTGCCGGGGGCCTTTACCCCCACCTGTACGGCGGCGCACCTGCCCGGCTACGTGGTCAACGCCGACAAGATCAAGGCCAAGGGGGTGGAGCGCATTTTCTGCCTGGCAATGAACGATGCCTTTGTCATGGATGCCTGGGGCAAATCGCAAAACGCCGAGGCAATCTCCATGATCGCCGACGGCAACGGCGATTTCGCCCGCGCCCTGGCCCTGACCCTGGACGCCAGCGGCTTCGGCATGGGAACGCGCTCGCAACGTTTCGCCCTGATCGCCGAGGACGGCATGGTGCGGCAACTGTTTCTGGAAGAAGGCACCGGCCTGGAAAACAGCGCCGCCGAAAAGGTGCTCGCCGCGTTGTGAGACGCGCCGCGAGACGCTTCGACCCGTGCCCTGCGCTTCCCTGCCCGGCCGCGTAGAAAGTATCGCCGCGTTCCATAACGCGCTCGGGGCGCAAGACCGGCAATGAACGCGACGGTGGAATTCTTCGAGGACCGGGTCGCCGCCGCCTTCGTTGCCGCCGCCGTCGTCTGGGCGCTGTTCGGCATGACCGCCGGCGTGTACCTCGCCGCCGAGATGGTGTGGCCGGCGCTCAACCTGGATCTGCCGTGGCTCACTTTCGGGCGCCTGCGCACGGTGCACACCAACGCCGTCATCTTCGGCTTCGGCGGCTCGGCGCTGATCGGCACCTCGTTGTACAGCGTGCAACGCACCTGCCACCGGCGCCTGTTCATGCCGCGGCTCTCCTGGGCAGTGTTCTACGGCTGGCAGGCGGGGCTGGCCCTGGCGATGGCGACGCTGTTTCTGGGGATCAACACCGGCAAGGAATACGCCGAGTTCGAATGGCCGCTGGACATCGCCGTGGCGCTGCTCTGGATCGCTTACGCCGTGGTGTTCTTCGGCACCATCGCCCGGCGGCGCATCCAGCCGATCTACGTCTCCAACTGGTTCTACGGCGCGTTGATCCTCGTGGTGGCCATGCTGCACGTGGTCAACAGTCTGGCGTTGCCGGTGTCGCTCGCCAAATCCTACCCGATTTACGCCGGCGCCCGCGACGCCGTGGTGCAGTGGTGGTACGGGCACAACGCCGTCGGTTTCTTTCTCACCGGCGGTTTCCTCGGGATGCTCTACTATTTCCTGCCCAAGCACAGCGGCTGCCCGATCTGGAGTTACCGCCTGTCCGTGGTCGCCTTCTGGGCCTTCGTCTATAGTTACATCTGGGCCGGGCCGCATCATTTGCACTACAACGCGGTCCCTGACTGGCTGCAGTCGCTGGCCATGGTGATGAGCCTCATCCTGCTGGCCCCGTCGTGGGCGACGATGGCGAACGGCATCATGACCCTCAAAGGTTCGCGGCGACCGTGGCGCACGGACCCGGCGCTGAAATTCATCGCCCTGTCGCTGGTCTTCTACGGCCTGGCCACCTTTGAGGGGCCCATGCTGGCGATCAAAAGCGTCAACGTAGTGAGCCACTTCACCGAGTGGACCATCGGCCATGTCCACTCCGGCGCGCTGGGCTGGAACGCCCTCGTAACCTTCGGCACGCTGTACATCCTGGTGCCGCGCCTGTACGGGCGCGAGCTGTACAGCGCGCGGCTGGCGAACCTGCATTTCATCCTTGCCCTGCTTGGCGTCTTGATTTACATCCTGGCGATGTGGGGCGCCGGCGTGACCCAGGGCCTGCTCTGGCTCAGCCTGGACGAGGCCGGCGAGCTCAAGCACGGCTTCACGCAAGTCATGGACGCCATGGCGCCGTACTACTTCATGCGCCTGCTGGCGGGACTGCTGTTTCTGGGCGGCGCGGCGACCATGGCCTGGAACCTGTATATGACCGCGCGCGGCGCCAGCACGGTCACCGCTTCGCCGGCGCCGGTCTCCCCGACAGCGCCGCCCGCGGCCCCTGCCCCGGCCGCCTCGCCGGCAACGGCCTGAGCCGCGCCGCCGGACCGGAACATGCTGGCACTGCACAAAATCCTGGAGCGGCACTCCGGACTGCTGATCTTCGGCATCCTGTTCGTGGCCTCGCTGGGCGGACTGGCGCAGATTATTCCCACCTTCTTCGACCGAGAGCTGGGCACTGCCGCCGCTGCGACCCAACCGTACACGCCGCTGGAGCTGGTCGGACGCGACATCTACATCCGCGAATCCTGCGCGTTGTGCCATTCGCAGCAAATCCGCCCGCTGCTGGCCGAGGTCAAACGCTACGGCCCGCCATCCATGCCCGGCGAGTTCGTCTATGACCGCCCGTTCCTGTGGGGGTCCAAACGCACCGGCCCGGATTTGCACCGCATCGGCGGCAAATACAGCGACGCCTGGCATGAACTGCATCTGCTCGACCCGCGCGCGGTAGTGCCCTCCTCCATCATGCCGGCGTATCCGTGGCTGGCCTCGCGCCCCGCCGACCCCGGCGGCAGCGTCGCGGACCGGATGCGCGCCCTGCAAAAGCTGGGGCACCCGTACTCGGCGCAAGACATCCAGGGCGCCGCCGACGCGCTGGCGGGCAAGACGGAGATGGATGCGATGATCGCGTACCTGCAATCGCTGGGACGCCGGCCATGACCCAGCTGATCCTCGCCGGCGACCTGCTGGTATGCGCCTTCATGGTCGGGCTGGCCGCCTGGCTGCTCACTCGCGGCGGCAAAGAGAAAAGCGAGGCGGCGGCGCAAATCCCCCTGCAAGACGAAGTGCCCGGCGCCCCCGGCAACCCGAATGTTCCCGGCAACGATGCCGCGCCCGGGCAGCCGGCCGCAAATCCTGTAGCAAGCACCAAAGAGAGTCCCGGAGCAAGCCCTCGATGAGCGCCTTCTGGAGCGGTTGGATCGCTGGCATCGTCGTCCTCAGCCTGATCGGACTGGCATGGCTGCTGGCAAGCGCCTACCGCTCGCGCCCCGGCGACGACGCGGCGGAACCGGATGCGGTATGGGACGGCACCCTGCGCGAGGCCAACAACCCCGCGCCGCTGTGGTGGCTGGCGCTGATCGTCGCCCTGCTCGCCTACACTGTGGTGTACCTGGTGCTGTACCCCGGCCTCGGCAACTTCCCCGGCGCCTTGAAATGGACTCGGCACGTGCAACTGGAGCGGCGCCTGGATGCCTACGAGGAACGCTACGGCGCACTGCGCGAGCGGTGGCGCGGCGCCTCTGTCTCCGAACTCGCTGCCGACCCACAGGCCATGCGCAGCGCCGCCGGCATTTATCAAACCCACTGCTCCGGCTGCCACGGCGCGGATGCCCGCGGACAGGCCCGGCTCTTCCCCAACCTCGCCGACGCCTCCTGGCAATGGGGCGGCGACGAAACGCAGATCGCGAACAGCATC
The nucleotide sequence above comes from Gammaproteobacteria bacterium. Encoded proteins:
- the ccoN gene encoding cytochrome-c oxidase, cbb3-type subunit I, which gives rise to MNATVEFFEDRVAAAFVAAAVVWALFGMTAGVYLAAEMVWPALNLDLPWLTFGRLRTVHTNAVIFGFGGSALIGTSLYSVQRTCHRRLFMPRLSWAVFYGWQAGLALAMATLFLGINTGKEYAEFEWPLDIAVALLWIAYAVVFFGTIARRRIQPIYVSNWFYGALILVVAMLHVVNSLALPVSLAKSYPIYAGARDAVVQWWYGHNAVGFFLTGGFLGMLYYFLPKHSGCPIWSYRLSVVAFWAFVYSYIWAGPHHLHYNAVPDWLQSLAMVMSLILLAPSWATMANGIMTLKGSRRPWRTDPALKFIALSLVFYGLATFEGPMLAIKSVNVVSHFTEWTIGHVHSGALGWNALVTFGTLYILVPRLYGRELYSARLANLHFILALLGVLIYILAMWGAGVTQGLLWLSLDEAGELKHGFTQVMDAMAPYYFMRLLAGLLFLGGAATMAWNLYMTARGASTVTASPAPVSPTAPPAAPAPAASPATA
- a CDS encoding peroxiredoxin, encoding MSIQVGEQIPSAQVTIMGEEGPRMVDTRELFGKGRIVLFAVPGAFTPTCTAAHLPGYVVNADKIKAKGVERIFCLAMNDAFVMDAWGKSQNAEAISMIADGNGDFARALALTLDASGFGMGTRSQRFALIAEDGMVRQLFLEEGTGLENSAAEKVLAAL
- a CDS encoding cbb3-type cytochrome c oxidase subunit 3, translating into MTQLILAGDLLVCAFMVGLAAWLLTRGGKEKSEAAAQIPLQDEVPGAPGNPNVPGNDAAPGQPAANPVASTKESPGASPR
- a CDS encoding c-type cytochrome; translated protein: MSAFWSGWIAGIVVLSLIGLAWLLASAYRSRPGDDAAEPDAVWDGTLREANNPAPLWWLALIVALLAYTVVYLVLYPGLGNFPGALKWTRHVQLERRLDAYEERYGALRERWRGASVSELAADPQAMRSAAGIYQTHCSGCHGADARGQARLFPNLADASWQWGGDETQIANSIANGRNGLMPPWGAVLQDKGVAQVADYLLALAAGKTAAGDTGGGAGGTATGGGDASGGDAAIAAADAATAADKDPHSAGRKLYSQFCVACHGAEAQGNPALGAPNLADSVWLYGGDEESVRHSIALGRVGVMPAWKERLDETQIRLLTAWLANGAQTAED
- the ccoO gene encoding cytochrome-c oxidase, cbb3-type subunit II, producing the protein MLALHKILERHSGLLIFGILFVASLGGLAQIIPTFFDRELGTAAAATQPYTPLELVGRDIYIRESCALCHSQQIRPLLAEVKRYGPPSMPGEFVYDRPFLWGSKRTGPDLHRIGGKYSDAWHELHLLDPRAVVPSSIMPAYPWLASRPADPGGSVADRMRALQKLGHPYSAQDIQGAADALAGKTEMDAMIAYLQSLGRRP